The Moorena producens PAL-8-15-08-1 genomic interval CATGGTAAGGGGGTGAAGTGGGTAAGTTTTAGCCCGGATGGTCAGACCATTGCGTCAGCCAGTGGTGATCAAACGGTCAAACTCTGGAACCGTGATGGGACTTTGATCAAAACCTTGGAAGGACATGATGATGCTGTTTTGAGCGTTAGTTTTAGCAATGATGGAGAATTAATTGCTTCAGCTAGTAAAGACAAAACTGTCAAACTCTGGAGTAGTGACGGTACATTTATCAAAACTCTAGAAGGGCATGACAAGGCTGTTTGGAGTGTAATTTTCAGTCCCAATAGTCAGACCATTGCGTCAGCTAGTGATGATCAGAGCGTGAAACTTTGGAACCGTAATGGAAGGTTAGAGAAAACCTTAGCAGGACATGATGATGCGATCAACAGCGTCAGCTTTAGTCCTGATGGTGAGTGGATTGCCTCAGGCACTAGTGACGGAAAAATAAAACTCTGGACTGGTAAGGGTATACCAATTTCAACCCTTCCTGGTCATCAAAATACTATCAATCAGGTTAGTTTCACTCCTGACAGTAAGATGCTAGCCTCAGCTAGTGTTGATTTCACTATCAAACTTTGGAATCTTGAGCGAATCTTACCTGAGGTTTTCCAACCTACCACCTATACAGTCTATGGTTATGGTGCTAGTTTTAGCCCGGATGGTAATATCATTGCCTCTGGTAGTCGAAATGATTACACGGTCAAACTCTGGAACCCCAAGAAGCAGATTAAGGAACTTACCCTCCAGGGACATCAGGATTTTGTGAATGGGGTTGATTTCAGCCCCGATGGTCAGTTAATTGCCACTGCCAGTGATGACAGGACGGTGAAACTCTGGAATCGCCAGGGCAAAGTGCTACTTACTCTAGAGGGGCATAGGGATCGAGTTTATAGCGTTAGTTTCAGTCCTGATAGTCAAATCATTGCCTCTGCGAGTGAGGATAGCACAGTAAAACTCTGGACCAGGGAAGGGAAATTGCTACGTACTTTAGCGGGACATAAAGAGGCAATAAATCGCGTCAGTTTCAGTCCCGATGGTCAGTTAATTGCCTCTGCCAGTAATGACAACACGGTCAAACTCTGGAACCAGGACGGAAAACAAATGTATACCCTTACTGGGCCTAGCAGGTTGTCCTCCGTTAGTTTCAGCCCCGATGGTAAGCGGATTGTGGCAGGTGCTGTTGGTGGTTTTATGATCATCTGGAGTCGTAAAGACATCTGGAGTCGTAAAGACATCTCCTGGCAGGAATTCGAGTATAAAAAAGTAGTGGGGCATACAAAAACTGTTCATGATGTCAGTTTCCACCCCAAAGGAAACATTATTGCTTCTGGCAGTCAGGACGGAACAGTTAAACTATGGGACCCCAATGGAATTTTAATCAGAACGTTAACCGAGGGTTCTGAACGTGTGGAGTCTGTGAACTTCAGTCCAGACGGTAAAACCCTAGTCTCGATTAACGCAGCGAATCGGGTTAGTAGTTGGAATTTAGATTACAGTCAATTAAACGATGTGAATTCCCTACTCAAGCCTGCTTGTGATCAGCTAAGTAATTATCTGAACAATAATCCGGACGTCAACCAAAAAGACAGAGAACTCTGTGAGGGAATTGAGGAGCAAGAATAAATTAGCTGGAATATATAGCAGTTCTTATAGTAATGAGGTACACAAGATTTTGGCGTTGCTGATTTTGGGTATGGTTTCGCCCCCCTAGCCCCCCAATTCTGGGGGGAACAAAACTATCAAAGTCCCCCAAATTTGGGGGATTTAGGGGGCTTTAACAAAACCAGGTGATCGCGCATTCATTCCTTAATTCAGCAACGCCAAGATTTTTTCCCTGTTCCCTACTTCCTACTCCCTAAAACCCACAACTTGTGTAACTCACCCAATTAAGAACTGCTATATATGATCAATTTCTAGCTGGAGCGGACTTTACTAAAATCCGGATTCTGGCATGTCGTAGCGTGGCGGTTTAGGATCTTCATCTTGAGGCTCTCTAGCGCCAGCAGCGGTATCAAATATAGTGTATTTAAGGAATGAAATATCCTCCAATAGACTATTGCTAGTAGAGTCAGGTTCGGTGATTAAGTTCCAGGAAGCTGTCTCCATAGCCAAAACCTGACTAGCAGTGATTGTCGATACTGCTGTCATCCCTAGAAGGGCGAGAATTTTGTAACGTTTCATAAGTGGACTCCGTGGGTTCTCTGCTAATTCCAACTCGATTCATATATACATTTATCCCAGATTGATGCTCAGATCAGGATATTTCCTAGGTTTGTGGATCAGATCAGGAAATTTTGTGAGTGTAGAATATCGTAGCTTTAGCGGTTTAGACGAATCTGCGGAAGGAAAGTTCCCGACGGGAGAGGGAGAGTTATAATTAAAGATTAATTTTTAATTCTACATTCTTAATTATAACAACCTTATTCAACTTTTAACTTTTGAGCAGAGCTGATTTAATAACTCCTTTGGAATGGCCTCGAAATTTTCTAATAGAAAATCCATTAAGGCCAAATGATGCAAGGAATCGGAAGAAGGAGTTTTATAGCGAGCACCTTGGGCTAGCCAGCTGTTGACAGCGTAACTTGAGCGACAGCAGATGTTAGCCATGTCTTCTTGCTTAACTTGCCATTTCCAATAAAACTCCTGGGGGGTCATGGATAGTCGGCAGTTGCTGTATAGGTAGATCAAGATTTCTTCTCGCTCGGTGATGGGACGAGGATAAGCATGTTCCCATGTGGATTGGCTCCTGGCAATTTGGGCAAGGCGGTCTAGGGCTCGCTGACACTTAATCAGATGATTGAGATGATCATTAGATCGTTTATCTGGCATGATGGAATTACCTCACACATAGCTTGTGACTGGGGACATAAGCCGCGCTTCTTGGTTGACGTGAAAAGCGCGGCTTTTTGTCCATAAATATTATCGAAATATCGGACATTTTTATTATTACTAATATTCCGGAAAATGTCAATAAAAACATAAACTTTTAACATTAATTTACAAATTTAAGTAAATGAATAAATTGGGAGGTTATTTATAAAAAATATCAGTTTTTTTAGGAATTAAATTAGTACTATAATTTAGGTATCATGGAGTAGTCATAAGAGATAATAATGTGGCAATCTAAGGGATATTTAAAAATTATTTTGATGTAAATTATGCGAGTAAATATGATAAAATAATCAGGACTAGTAACTAGATAATTCAAGGATTTATTAATGGGGTCAAAATGATTAAACTATCTCAATAAATATGATTCAGCTTCGGCTTCATTTTATGAAACGTCAACCCATGAGGAATGGTCAGCATAATTTCAGGCATGGGTAGACAGTCATAAGAGTCGAGATATTCCTGTGCTTAGTGATGAAGCCATGAGTAGAGAAAGTATTTATCCGGATCGGTTGTGATGGCTTACCTCTTAGATACAAACATATTGCTGAGCAGGAAAAAATTCAGCGTTGCTGATTCTGGGTATGGTTTTGCCCCCCTAGCCCCCCAATTTTGGGGGGAACAAAACTCTTAAAGTCCCCCAAAGTTGGGGGACCAACGGGGGCTTTAACAAAACCAGATGATCACGCATTCATTCCTTAATTCAGCAACACCAAAAATTCAGCGATCGCAAAAACTAAGTAACCATATTTTGTAACTTGCCCGCCCTCTACCCTAACCATCGCAGGGTTTGATTCCGGGTGGCTTTGCTGATTCTGGGTATAATTCCGCCCCCCTAGGAAATGTTGTCAAACTCGTTGTATCCTAAGAACTACGGATTAAGATGTTTGACATTGTCAGCCATGCAAAGCGCGAGTGGGGGAAACCACGCCAGTCGCTCATGGGGTGGACCCCCTTTGGCGGCGCTGCCTCCCCTGTTCCCTTGCTGCATCGCTCCTAAACTCCGAAACGTAAGTCATAGCTGACTTCTGACTTCTGACTTCTGACGCTAAGCGTAGCGCTATACTAACGAACCGAACCTGTAAAGATACCCACAGCATAAAGATAGATGACTGAATTCCAGATTCGCTTAGCTCAAATTTCAGATGTAGAACCTATCTTGGATTTTTGCCAATATACCTGGGAAAATCAAAACGATTACATGCACTTAGTGTTGGAGAAACGAATTAACAATCCTGACAGAAAAGTTTTTGTAGTTACTCTTGATGATATCCCTGTGGCGATGCAAGAAATCGTTATGTTGTCAAAACAGGAAGCGTGGCTAAGTGCTTTGAGAGTAGATCGTCGCTATAGACGGCGAGGTTTATCTAAATTATTAGATGCACATACAAATAAGTATTTATCTCAAGTAAATGTTCCTATATTACGTTACTGTGTCTTGTCTGACAATGAACTAATGTTGAAAATTATCTCTCGACGAGGAGATAAAAAAATAGATATTTCTAGTCTTTGTAAAGCTGATCCTATTGCTTCATCAACCAACCAATTAATTCAATTAGATCTGAAAGCTTTTGATGAAATTTGGTCTTTAATAATTAACAAAAGTTTATTATATCAAAAAACACCTTTTTACACACAATTAATTATTACTTGTCAAACTATTACTCCTGAGTTATTAAAAAAATGTTTGCTTGGGGGAAAAGTTTTCGGATTAATACAAAATAAAAAATTACGAGGTATAGCTATTCAAACCTACTCGGAACTTTCAGAGGAAGAGTTTTATATTGGTTATCTTCATGGAGAGCCAGAAATTTTGACAGTGCTTCTCTGTGAATTATGTAAATTAGCCTATTCTTTAGGTAAGTCAGTGGTTAAAGGTCTGTTTCCTTTGAATGATAGTTTCGGCAATGCTCTTTACCAAGCTGCTTTTCAAAGAATAAATCAAGCTGAAATAGGGATATATCGCTCTTCTTTAAAAATCAAGAATTAAGAATTAAGAATTAAGAATTAAGAATGTAGAATTAAGAATGTAGAATTAAGAATGTAGAATTAAGAATTAAGAATTAAGAATTAAGAATTTAGGGTAGGGTGCGTGATAAGACGGACTCGCCCTGATTTTATCAGTAAGTATTGGGACAGTCCGTCCCGTAACGCACCACAGGTTCAAACAGCATGCATTGAGATGCAGCCGTTACTCTTGCCTTTTGTCTTTTTCACTAATTACTGTGTTGACAACCTAAATCCCAACACTATATACTAATCGAGTTTAGGCTAATTATCCTTCACCGGAAACTTGCCGAACGACAGTAGTCAGATTAACTTACTAAACTGAAACCCTTGAGAAATAGTCATTACAGCAATTTTTAAGGCACTTGTCGATTGGCAGTGCTATGAGGGAATTGTGTGTAAGCAAGACGAGTTGAAGAGTTTGGATAATGCAGCCATAATCCAAACTCGGCAAAAAAGACAAATAATCAAATCGCCCAAGACTATCTCAAACGCTCTTTGGTGCTTGAGCCATGGCTTTCAATTCCTAATTACTTTTTATGAAGTTTCTTTAAAGCCCAAAATTTAGTCTAAAGTCCAGTATATAACAAGTAATAATTAAATATAAATAATTGAAGATCAACCATGAACCTGATTTCGATGGATCCGATTTCTATGGATTCTAGTTCTATAGAACCTATTTCATTTTTTTCTATTCTTCTTACTGGAGTTGCTACTCTTGCGGTTACTTTTGCCAAAGATAAGGGAAGAACATTCGTTAAAAATGCTTTGGAGCAGATTTATCAGTATTCTCTAAACTTGATTGATACTAAAATTAAGAATCAAAAAATTAAGGTTTTTTTGAAAACAACTTTATTATACTATAAACAGAAACCGAAAAAGGAAGTGAGCACCCAAAACACTTCTCAGGCAACCACTCAAGGTGATGTTTTGGGCTTTGCTGGACAAAATACAGGAACGCTTAATATCACTAATACTATTTATCAGACCGAATCTGAGAGTAAAACTCAGTCTCTAACTCTTATTAAAGCTTCTCCCTATTTAGGATTAAACAAGTTTGATGAAAAAGATAGTGCTAAATTTTTCGGACGCGATAACTGGATTAGTAAATTAACAGAACACTTAGAAGAAAATAATGTCCTCTTGCTTTTAGGTGCATCAGGCAGCGGTAAATCATCTTTAATTAGAGCGGGGGTAATTCCTAAATTAAGAAATAATTGGCGTTCATTGACCAATATTACTGTTGTGCCAGATGAAAATCCCTTTGAATCTCTGTATATCTCTCTCACTTCTCATCAATATAGACAATCAGAATCGAAGATTGCTAAGGAGGTTGAAGAGGATACCCTGGTTAAGGTTGTCAAATCCCTGAAGCAGGATGAGCCCTGGCTGATATTTATTGACCAGTTTGAAGAACTGTTTACGAGGACTCAAAAGTCAGAATGTGATAAATTTGTTGCTAGCCTTGTTCGACTTATACAAGAGCAGGATAGCACGGTCAAGATTGTTATAACGATGCGGGCTGATTTTTTGGACAGATTCAGTACCTATCCTGATCTTGGAAATCTCCACGATCAGCACAGTAAGATGCTCACCAAGATGAACCATAGTGAGCTAAAGTCAGCCATCACTGAGCCAGCCCATCGAAATGGTGTAAGTTTTGAAGAAGGTCTAGTTCAGCTAATTACCGATGATTTTAATAAACAGGCTGGTTCTCTGCCGCTCCTACAATACACCCTTAATCTGCTGTGGGAAAATGATAATATTGAAGACCGAGTCCTGAATACGAAGACCTATGAAGAACTGGGTGGAGTAACTGGTGCGCTCAATCAGCAAGCAAATAAGATATATGAGGAGCTTGACGAACAGGAACAGAAAGCAGCCAAGCAAATTTTCCTGACATTAGTCAATCATGTAGATGGAAAATCTACTAATAGAAGAGCCAAGAAGTCGATTTTTGAGGATGGTGCTGTTAAAGAAAATGCAGTGGAAAAACTCATTGATAAGCGCCTTCTGGTTAGTCAAGGGGAAGAAGGAGCAGCAACAGTTGAGATTGCCCATGAAGCGTTGCTTAGGTCTTGGACGCAACTGGAAAATTGGATTAATGAGAATAGTCAGACGATCGCTATCTGCAATCGGCTAAACGATGATGTAGAAGAATGGAAAAAGACAAACAAGGATGCAGAGGACCTTTGGAGTGGTTCTAAGTTAGATCAGGTTTTAGAACTTAGAAAAAACGATACCTTTAATTCAGTCCTTGGTGGGTTTAGTAAGGATGCCAATCAGTTTATTGATGCCAGTGTTGAATGGCGCGATCGCCAGGAAAGAGAAAAAGAAGAACAAAGACAGCGAGAGCTAGAGCAGGAAAGAAAGGCACGCCAAGCTGCTAATAAAGCAAACGTCATAACTCTAATCGCTGCTCCAATGCTAACATTATTATTGTTTTGGGCTGGGATGAACTGGAGAGCAAAGCAAAAAGCAGAAATTAGTAACTTAATTGAATCCTCAAAAGCTCTGTTGGTCTCGAATCAGCAGTTCGATACATTAATCAGCAGCTTAAAGTCAGCCAAAAAACTTAAGAAGTCTAGGGCGTGTCATCAAATAGGTATCAATCTAGTTTAGAATCGATAGATGTAGACAGTTGAGTCAATCGGGAGCTATGGTATGATCAAACGCCGCTATGCTTTACGTGATGACCAGTGGGAACGCATCAAAGACTTACTACCAGGGAGAAAAGAGACGGTAGGAGTCACGGCTAAAGATAATCGATTGTTTGTCGAAGCCGTATTGTACCGATATCGAGCTGGGATTCCCTGGCGAGATTTACCGGAAAGATTTGGTGATTTTCGAGTGGTTCATACTCGTTTTAGCCGATGGGCAAGGCGCGGGGTGTGGCAACAGGTGTTTGAGGCTTTAGCCGATGATGCGGACAACGAATACGCTATGATTGACTCGACAATTGTGCGTGCTCACCAACACAGTGCTGGGGCTAAAAGGGGGATGGGTCAACCGAAGCCATCGGTCGTAGTAAAGGTGGATTGAGTACCAAGATTAATGCCTTAGTCGATGCCTTAGGCAATCCCCTCAGTTTTCACGCTTACCCCAGGGCAAGCATGTGACCTCGACGGAGCTGATGTTCTACTCAAGGATTTGGCGGCAGATACACTGCTGGCTGACAAGGGATATGATGCTGATCAGCGAGTGATTGAGCGACTCAAACAACAGGGCAAAGTAGCCGTGATTCCACCTAAGCGCAACCGTACTATTGCTCGTGAGTATGATAAACATTTGTACAAAGCACGACATCTGATTGAGAATTTTTTCGCCCGACTTAAGCAATATCGAGCGATCGCGACGCGCTACGATAAGCGAGCTCAGAATTTTCTAGGAGCAATTTATCTGGCTGCTGCTGTAATTTGGCTTAATTGATGACACGCCCTAGGCTCCTTCGAGGAGTTGAGTTAGAAGATTTACGGAAGGAAGTAAGCAGAACACTGCAAGGGGCTCTGATCGCGAATGTAAACGAATATAAACGCATAGAGAGCCGTAAAGAAAACA includes:
- a CDS encoding AAA family ATPase, encoding MNLISMDPISMDSSSIEPISFFSILLTGVATLAVTFAKDKGRTFVKNALEQIYQYSLNLIDTKIKNQKIKVFLKTTLLYYKQKPKKEVSTQNTSQATTQGDVLGFAGQNTGTLNITNTIYQTESESKTQSLTLIKASPYLGLNKFDEKDSAKFFGRDNWISKLTEHLEENNVLLLLGASGSGKSSLIRAGVIPKLRNNWRSLTNITVVPDENPFESLYISLTSHQYRQSESKIAKEVEEDTLVKVVKSLKQDEPWLIFIDQFEELFTRTQKSECDKFVASLVRLIQEQDSTVKIVITMRADFLDRFSTYPDLGNLHDQHSKMLTKMNHSELKSAITEPAHRNGVSFEEGLVQLITDDFNKQAGSLPLLQYTLNLLWENDNIEDRVLNTKTYEELGGVTGALNQQANKIYEELDEQEQKAAKQIFLTLVNHVDGKSTNRRAKKSIFEDGAVKENAVEKLIDKRLLVSQGEEGAATVEIAHEALLRSWTQLENWINENSQTIAICNRLNDDVEEWKKTNKDAEDLWSGSKLDQVLELRKNDTFNSVLGGFSKDANQFIDASVEWRDRQEREKEEQRQRELEQERKARQAANKANVITLIAAPMLTLLLFWAGMNWRAKQKAEISNLIESSKALLVSNQQFDTLISSLKSAKKLKKSRACHQIGINLV
- a CDS encoding GNAT family N-acetyltransferase; translated protein: MTEFQIRLAQISDVEPILDFCQYTWENQNDYMHLVLEKRINNPDRKVFVVTLDDIPVAMQEIVMLSKQEAWLSALRVDRRYRRRGLSKLLDAHTNKYLSQVNVPILRYCVLSDNELMLKIISRRGDKKIDISSLCKADPIASSTNQLIQLDLKAFDEIWSLIINKSLLYQKTPFYTQLIITCQTITPELLKKCLLGGKVFGLIQNKKLRGIAIQTYSELSEEEFYIGYLHGEPEILTVLLCELCKLAYSLGKSVVKGLFPLNDSFGNALYQAAFQRINQAEIGIYRSSLKIKN